GGattatgtggccaagtggccatatACTTTAGATTAAACAAACCAAAGGTGGACAACAcctttccttgttttggggaggaAAATAGGGAAAAGGTTTTTTGTCTTGGTCCATGGGAAGTCACGGTTGAGGTTTTGAATAATAAGTTTTGGTTGTAATGAGAAGTAAGAGTGGgatagaagagaagaaaatagagtgcagaaaattgagagagccgaagagaagagagggagagaaagaaggtacTGCTACAGTACCATTTTCAGAGAAGGGGTTGTTGTTCCTTTCATTGGATAAttctcactccatcaaagtgttattgttgtaatagctttgagctttgtatagagaagaaattaatcactatatttctttctctatttgtttctttggagtGTGAgttattgggttatttgggttgtgagattgccaacactttgtaaactcccatttggttgatagtggattcttgggtgagctcctactgctccgaggacgtactctagttacactgactgttgaggaacctcgttaaaatcttggtgtctttaatattttgttcttgcattttatttgatatatttcctgtgggttagcttgagttggttccacaagggtttggtgctatcctagcacaacaattggtatcagagcactggttgctcttgggtactgtctagttgccaaaaatgtcagacgggcaagatgaaaatccttttggaagcagctccgggtttgcaagaacgacggtgcaaaatgcaaagttcgaagtggaaaagtttgatggcacaaacaacttcgggatgtggcaatgtgaggtcaaagatgtgttggctcaacaagatctacttgccgcgttgggagagaagccggaaactatgtcgaagccggaatgggaaaaattaaatttgtgggcttgctcttcaattcggttgtgccttgcaaaaactcagaagtattttgtgatgcgggagacggtagcaagtgtgttgtggcaaaaattggaagacaagtatatgacaaagagtgcagagaaccgactacacttgaagaaaaagctctaccgcttccaatacaaagaaggtacaaaaatgattagacaccttgatgcttttaataagttgattgccgacttgttaaatttagatgaggatattaaggatgaagataaggccttaatattgttgaattccttgccggactcttatgagcattttgttacaactattatgcatggtaaagaaactgtgaaatttgaagatgtgtcaaatgccttgatgaattatgaaatgaggcatagagataaaaatcatgatagtacctctgaagctttatttgttagaggtagatcatcggagaggaggtcatcttctagcaggaaaaaatcacagtctcgacctagaggaaactctaaaggtagaaaacctttggaaagggatgaatgtgccttttgtcgtaataagggccattggaagaaagattgtcccaaattgaagaccaaaggaaaagaaagttctgaagctaatgttgctgaggttgaaacagatttttctgattttgctttaaccacttcctcatcatttgattgtgctactaagtgggtgttggatacgggttgtactcatcatatgactcctcacaaggattggttttcaagcttgaaagagtttgatggtggcgttgtgttcatgggagatgacaatccttgcacaacaaaagggattggtacagttcgtttgaagttgcatgatggcatggttaaagagttgacaggtgttcggtatgtaccgaatttgaagaaaaatcttatttctttgggtactttggaatctaagggtttcaggtttcattcagatggacagacattgaaagttacttatggtgcacttgttgtgatgaaagctcctagatgtggccatttgtatttattgcagggaagcactgtgacaggtgaagcatctgtagtctctgaaaatatgggcacatctgattcagatactactagattgtggcatatgagattaggccatgccggtgagaaagctctacaagggcttgtgaaaaaatgtcttctaaaaggtgccacgacttgtaagcttgatttctgcgagcattgtgtcttgggaaagcaaactagagtgaagtttggtactgctgtacatcagacgaagggcattcttgattatgtgcattcggatgtttggggtcctacaaagactccctctttgagtggtagacattggttcgtgacctttgttgatgattattcaagaaggtcttgggtctacactatgaagcataagagtgaggtgttaagcattttcttgggttggaagaaaatggttgagaaccagactgggagaaagattaagattttgagatcggataatggtggtgaatacacatccgatcctttctttaaagtttgcaaagaggaaggaattgtgagacatttcagtgttcggggaactccacaacaaaatggagttgcagaaagattgaatcgaaccttgcttgagaaggttagatgtatgttgtctcagtcgggtttaagcaagtcattttgggcagaagcagttaattatgcatgtcacatcatcaaccggttaccctcagctgctattcagggtaagacaccaatggaggtatggactggaaaaccttcttctgattatgatcatattcgtatttttggttcacctgcttattttcatgtaactgaaaataaacttgatcctagagccaaaaaggctatctttcttggttttagtagtggtgtcaaaggttacaggttgtggtgtccagagatgaagaaactggtaattagtagagatgtgacatttgacgaagaaagtatgtacaaagtctctgagaagaatgtgaaagatgtccaacaggtggagcttgagaaagttgcttctggtacttcaaatcctatttccgctgatgtcgaagccactacaagtgaagaagttggagaccatgaggatgttgaagaagttgaacttgaagattctattcaagttgaagagcaagtttcacctcaagagtctattgccaagaacagaggaaagagacaaattactaagccagctcggtatagtgattatgttgcttttgctcttcctattatcactgaagagattccatccaattttgaggaagctattgagagtgaggagaagaataggtggtgcaatgccatgggtgatgagatgaattctctcttgaagaacaagacttgggagttagctaaattgcctaagggcaagaaagctattggttgcaaatgggtgtatgccaagaaggaagatgctgatgagaaaagcaatgtgagatttaaagcaagattagttgctaaagggtatgcacaaaaggagggcattgactacaatgaaatcttttctccggttgtgaagcactcctcaattcgcattatgttagctcttgttgcacagtatgatcttgagcttgtgcaacttgatgtaaaaacggctttcctacatggtgatttgaatgaagagatttatatgtgtcaaccagatgggtatatagtgaaagggaaggagaatttgttttgcaaattgaagaaatcactttatggtttgaagcaatctccaaggcaatggtatttgaggtttgataaatttatgagaggccaaaattattctagaagtcaatatgatcattgtgtgtacttcaagaagttgcaagatgggtctttcatttatttattgatatatgttgatgatatgttgattgcctcaaagaatgtcgaagagattgagaaattgaagaagcaaatgaagaatgagtttgagatgaaggatcttggtgaagcgaagaagatccttggcatggagatcactagagatagagcaAAGGGTTtcgtcagtttgaatcaaaaacaataccttgagaagttgattcggaagtttggagttcatgattcaaccaaaccggttagtacccctttggctcctcattttaaattgagttctctacaatgtcctaaaatCGATAAAGAGaaactgcaaatgaaaaatataccatatgcaaatttggttggtagtttgatgtatgcaatggtatgctctagaccggatattgctcatgcagttggcatggtgagtcgatatatgcataatccaagtaaagagcattggcaagcagctaagtggatattgaggtatctccatggtactcgagatgttggtttatgctttgagagggatgactctggtattggtcattttgcagttggttatgttgattcagattatgcaggtgatctggatggaaggaagtctactacaggctatgtgtttactatggctaaagggccagtttgttggaggtccattttgcagtcgtctgttgccttgtctactacagaggctgaatatatggcagttgctgaagctataaaggaggccatttggatacatgggcttattagagatttgggggttgatcagaagcaggtggaggtacattgtgatagtcagagtgccatttatttggctaagtatcaggttcatcatgcgaggaccaagcacatagatgtgcgttatcactttgttcgtgaaattgttggtgaaggggaaatcattctccagaagattccaactaaagacaaccccgctgatatgttgactaaggttgttggtgtagccaagtttgttcactgtttgaacttggctcacattttgcctatataaagaaggcgttgagtagtaggagttttggagcatttggctcagcatgagttgttctcttgctagtgtttgggagtgatgttgtgtgctaattgtgttggttggcttatcatggcgttttcggaacttggccaaggtggagattgttggattatgtggccaagtggccatatACTTTAGATTAAACAAACCAAAGGTGGACAACAcctttccttgttttggggaggaAAATAGGGAAAAGGTTTTTTGTCTTGGTCCATGGGAAGTCACGGTTGAGGTTTTGAATAATAAGTTTTGGTTGTAATGAGAAGTAAGAGTGGgatagaagagaagaaaatagagtgcagaaaattgagagagccgaagagaagagagggagagaaagaaggtacTGCTACAGTACCATTTTCAGAGAAGGGGTTGTTGTTCCTTTCATTGGATAAttctcactccatcaaagtgttattgttgtaatagctttgagctttgtatagagaagaaattaatcactatatttctttctctatttgtttctttggagtGTGAgttattgggttatttgggttgtgagattgccaacactttgtaaactcccatttggttgatagtggattcttgggtgagctcctactgctccgaggacgtactccagttacactgactgttgaggaacctcgttaaaatcttggtgtctttaatattttgttcttgcattttatttgatatatttcctgtgggttagcttgagttggttccacaagggtttggtgctatcctagcacaacatcTTACTGGTGCACATGATTTAAAGAAATATACCAGCTGATGCAAGGGCTGATCTTCTTCGTTGGAGTAGATAGTACGCGGTGCAAAGCACTAGAGCAGCAGCTATAGAAATGCCAATCCAAACCCATTTATCTGCTGCATCATAAACAATTAGCTAGCAACATATGCAATCAGCGTAACACACACGCACATGTACGCATTAATTGTCTTCAATTTTTGGATGAACTAGGTCTTGCAGGTTTCTTCCAGAAAACGAAGAAAAATCCGAGACAGAGAGCAGAACTTAAGACAACAATAACAAAGATAGAGGTACCTAATAATACTGATTCCACGCGTGTCACAGATTTCCGGCTTAAATCGGGTTTGCAGCCTCGGTATATATCCTTCggatcaagaaaagaaaacccttTTGGGCATTCGCAGGTTGGCCTTTTATCTGGTTTGAGCTTACAGGTACTGTTGTAACCGCAAACACCAACGCCCAGTCGTAGGCAAATATCATCCGGCATATACACCAGAGGACTAATCCAGCTTGCATTTCCAGTGAAGTATTTCGGGTGAGAATATAAAGCGAAAATCCCATCAAAATCAAGAGTTGCCCTTATGTAGTTGTCCCTCACCGACACTCCCTCTGTCCCCTTAAGAGGGACTCTTCCATCATTTTCTCTCAGAACAGACATGTCCCCTGAGCTGCTGAACACCAATTCTTTGCCTTGACTACCTGGCACGTTCCCTGCGGTGGTCTTCGTGGAGAAGTAAGCTTTCTTGGCCTTATCTGTTGTCAAGTTGACGGAAATGAGCACGAGGTTTCCATCATCTTGCAAGCGCAGCTGGAACCGCCCTTTTGTGTAGTTAGTCTCCGATTGTCTACACGAAAGCTTCCCATTTCTCTCAATTGTCTGTCCAGGCAAAACGGTGTCTGTAGGATTGCTGAAGGTCTCCCACAAGCTCCCCgagttttggtgttgaaggaCAAAGTTTCCGGTGTCATTCATGACCCCGTTCGCAACAGTCCCCAAGGTTATTTCGGATTTCCATATCTCTCCACCCTGAGGATTGTTAAGAACTAGTCCACTGTTGGCAGTCAAGTTCAGAACTGATCCCCTAGGTGCAACCATGGGGTTGTTACCGTCGTATGCATACCAAACCACGGTTTTGTCTGGGATATTCGCATACCATATCGAAAGCAAGAAAAGATCATTGTTTCCGAGGGGCGAAAATCCAAACTCGAAATCACCGGATGGAGAAAGCCATGATGAGGAGTCGCCTATAGTTGCAGTTAGAGAACTCCCAACTGCTACTCTTCCATTATTTTGGGAAATCACAGAAATTGGTAGCAAAAACAAAGAGAACAAAAGCATCTCTACAGAAAGAGCCACTGCCATTGCAAAAGCACCAATTTTTCAACTTGGCTTAACTGATTAGCTATATTTCTTAGTAAAGCATTGGTCCTTGTTTATATCTTCAAGTAAATGTGTGTGCATGTGCCTGTCATTTTCTAAGTTTTTGCCTGGAATCATTTTTTGAAGTCAATGTTACCCATCAGCCACGATATGACCTCAGACCTCGCTACATCACACACAATAATATCTCCGGGCCTACAGAATAATTTCTCCAAACCTACACATATCACAAGAATTtcactttgaaaaaaataatataatgaaCAGTTTTATATATAAGACACCGATACCGATACTTTTTGTGATAGAACTTATTGTCTCTCTCAATTCCTTGTAATGTTGCAAGTTGGAGCAATATTGATGTAATTAGTAATGGCCCGCTAACTTGCCTCTCTCAAATCTCTTTTCATCCTACTCTCGTCCCTCGTCCGTTTTATGATTCTACTTAATTAAGCACTTATAAGTGTTCCAAATCAAACTTGTaacttaaataattaaaaatatttatcacTACACTGGGGATTCTAGGttccaaaatataatatataatatatatgaatgtTCCAAACCAAAAGGACAAGTAAATACGAGCATGACTCACGCTGCATGTGTCGGCCATTCAAGTCCACAAGTCAAAATTCAACAATGGGGCCcacaaagaaaatttgaaaaagtacATGCAGATTGAGGACGTATACAAAGAATCTGAAAACAAACCTCCAGGACCAAACAAAGACGACTAAGTCTCCATTTCTGTATTCACACAAACCAAAGTACTAACTGAAGTTTTTAATGTATGATTACGTCATTGGGGTAAAACACCCGAGGCCGAGTTGAGATAATCACAGGGTTGGGGAATCGAGATCCTCTCCGAATGTCACAGTCTGGCACAAACGAACGTAGAGATCCGAACCACTTATTTTAAATTCTACGGTCTTCATTAGCCTATCCTATTGGCCCACATCACACAAGGGGCCCAAATCTTTCTCTCCCCTCTCTTGAACGGTTTGGATATCTCGGTCTGTCGATTTTGGATTGGGAGATTCAAAGAGAATTTGATTTCGGGTTTGAGGTGTGGTTCGCCGACCATTTGAAGCTCGTTGAGGCGTGGCCCATCTCATCCACGTCGGGATAGCCATTTCGTACCAAGTTGGATCCCAGGTCAGGCCAGTCATTTCATTAGCCTAAGATAGACCTGACAGACGAGGCGCTTGGATATTGCCTACCGCGACCAAATGGACCCATGGGCTCATTAGATGATGAGTCTGGACCCTGGGGTGTGTAAAGCCCACCTCAGCTCGATCCATATTCGGTCGATACTTAAGGGAAGGTGGATATGGGGTAAAGGTAGAGTAAGCTCCAAGCCATGTGGAGGTCAGTCGAGATTGAACACACATTCATAGAATCATAGTATGAAATTCAAGTCCAAATTTTAACACTACGAAACCGAAAAGCATGCAACTCCGAAGAGCATTGTTTCAGTCCAACAACCTAAACTTCCTTAAAAAACTAAGACAAAAACGACGACACTAGTAAACGGAAAAACATGCAACTCAGAAAACCATTGCTCTAGTCTAAATGAGGTTCCTCAATGCCTCAAGCTTTTCTAAACACCATAGCCTGAACCTTTTCCTTTGCGCCTTCTTTGCTTCACCAGAAACGTTCTTAATGAgcttccttcaaatttgggaCGAGCAGGCATTAGGCTGTGCACAATGCTGTAAATGCCCCTAGCCCTTGCCACACCCTAGGTGCGTACGCTTGCATGTCCGACCTGAGTTATCTCATTACGCGCGCAGTTTGATCTTCCCGTATTGACATCCCTGCTGTCTATTCTCATGCGAATCCTTTTGCTGGTGACTTCATCCGGGTCCATTTTCTTGCTCCTCAGTGCATGTTCATCTGCTTTTCCCTATTAATAAATATAGGAATCCCATAACAAACAGCATTTGACAAAACAGAACGtaataataacaacaaaacTTGACTTCATCCTCATTGCATGTTCATCTGCTTTTCCACTTCAAAGCAGCTGACGGCACGATTCGTACTTGGACTCCAAGATGTCTAGATTATGGAGAAACTATCCCTTTGTCCAAAACACACAAAGAAGTGGATTTTCCGTTTATACCAAGTGTGTTGAAGCATGTCCCACATGGCCACATCGGAAACTTGTTGAAGTTTAAATCCTCTTATATAGAAAGTTCGACTACTAATTGCCTTGAGGCCTTAATTTTGTATAAAACCATACCTATTGAATTGCACACGTGCTTAAGTTAAGGTTAGTATTAATGGTAATTAGTAGTGGGCCGCTGGTCGTCTTCAAAAAACTggtacaaagggaagatttatAGAAGCAGTGTTGAGATAAAGGCAATTCATCTGTTCTTTTTAGAAGGATATAAATGAAGCAAGGTTTATCTGCTCACCCGTAATGCGGCTCAGCCCTTCATCAAAAAGTGAAATATCAAAATTACTTTTACAGCAAGAGCAATACCAGAAGATGTAAtctaaattgtttatatttggtTCCCTTGAAATCCTTTTGACTGTTTCAACATAGTATATGTTGGTATTTAAAAGTTTAGAAACTTAATACCAATTATGTGGGTGATAGGTTTTCTAACTCTATCACACCTCTATCTCTTTTACTCTCTTTGAAAATGGATcgatagaaagaaaaaacagcAAGCTTCTTAAAGAAACAAGTACTTGATATATTAAAAGAGTTTCAACTCTATTGCTGAAAATATGGAATGGAATTACAAAGAGCCTTACGGAAAGGCATTCTTATACTTGCAAAAAACAAGAGAACCACACAAGTGGTTTTCATAAACAAATGCAAACAAAGACTTTCTAGACTTAGCTAGTGGAAAACTATCcatgcaaaataaaataaaggggttCAAAGTCTTTACTTGCAGCAGTTTTAGACTattgaacacacacacacacacactacttTATTCTAGTGGTTTACAACCACATTTCGGCTAGCACAGAAGAGAAGCATTAATTTGGGTAAGTGCAGGAAGTATGAGTCAAAAGAAACAGCTAGCAGCCCACTAACATTgaaataatgtttttatttgaacttccaacactccccctcaaatCAAAACACCTTCATTCCTAGCATGTCATGCAGCAGCCGGAATGATTCAATTGGCAGTGGCTTTGTGAAGATGTCAGCCACTTGTTCCTTGGTGTGACAATAGATAAGCTCAATTATCTTTTGCTTCACATGATCCCTCAGAAAATGGAACCTGGTATCGATGTGCTTG
This genomic interval from Malus domestica chromosome 05, GDT2T_hap1 contains the following:
- the LOC103414683 gene encoding receptor-like serine/threonine-protein kinase SD1-7 isoform X2, encoding MAVALSVEMLLFSLFLLPISVISQNNGRVAVGSSLTATIGDSSSWLSPSGDFEFGFSPLGNNDLFLLSIWYANIPDKTVVWYAYDGNNPMVAPRGSVLNLTANSGLVLNNPQGGEIWKSEITLGTVANGVMNDTGNFVLQHQNSGSLWETFSNPTDTVLPGQTIERNGKLSCRQSETNYTKGRFQLRLQDDGNLVLISVNLTTDKAKKAYFSTKTTAGNVPGSQGKELVFSSSGDMSVLRENDGRVPLKGTEGVSVRDNYIRATLDFDGIFALYSHPKYFTGNASWISPLVYMPDDICLRLGVGVCGYNSTCKLKPDKRPTCECPKGFSFLDPKDIYRGCKPDLSRKSVTRVESVLLDKWVWIGISIAAALVLCTAYYLLQRRRSALASAGENRTTIENEMIIFMKSKRHHDFSVFSYSSIVAATSNFAEENKLGQGGFGPVYKGKLAAGQEIAVKRLSKCSGQGTSEFKNELILIYELQHTNLVHLFGFCIHGEEMMLIYEYLQNKSLDHFLFDPIRGLLLDWKKRFSILEGIAQGLLYLHKYSRKKVIHRDVKASNILLDENMNPKISDFGMARIFTQNELEANTRKVVGTLGYMPPESVGGIISVKSDVYSFGVLMLEIISGRKNNSFYNDDRALNLVGYAWELWKKGAGLELTDPTLGNSFIKEQLLRCIHVGLLCVEENAADRPTMSDVISMLTNESFRLASPTKPAFFVGRRTVEAGISGNQQLETVASANYMSSSDFEAR
- the LOC103414683 gene encoding receptor-like serine/threonine-protein kinase SD1-7 isoform X1 is translated as MAVALSVEMLLFSLFLLPISVISQNNGRVAVGSSLTATIGDSSSWLSPSGDFEFGFSPLGNNDLFLLSIWYANIPDKTVVWYAYDGNNPMVAPRGSVLNLTANSGLVLNNPQGGEIWKSEITLGTVANGVMNDTGNFVLQHQNSGSLWETFSNPTDTVLPGQTIERNGKLSCRQSETNYTKGRFQLRLQDDGNLVLISVNLTTDKAKKAYFSTKTTAGNVPGSQGKELVFSSSGDMSVLRENDGRVPLKGTEGVSVRDNYIRATLDFDGIFALYSHPKYFTGNASWISPLVYMPDDICLRLGVGVCGYNSTCKLKPDKRPTCECPKGFSFLDPKDIYRGCKPDLSRKSVTRVESVLLADKWVWIGISIAAALVLCTAYYLLQRRRSALASAGENRTTIENEMIIFMKSKRHHDFSVFSYSSIVAATSNFAEENKLGQGGFGPVYKGKLAAGQEIAVKRLSKCSGQGTSEFKNELILIYELQHTNLVHLFGFCIHGEEMMLIYEYLQNKSLDHFLFDPIRGLLLDWKKRFSILEGIAQGLLYLHKYSRKKVIHRDVKASNILLDENMNPKISDFGMARIFTQNELEANTRKVVGTLGYMPPESVGGIISVKSDVYSFGVLMLEIISGRKNNSFYNDDRALNLVGYAWELWKKGAGLELTDPTLGNSFIKEQLLRCIHVGLLCVEENAADRPTMSDVISMLTNESFRLASPTKPAFFVGRRTVEAGISGNQQLETVASANYMSSSDFEAR